From the Entomomonas sp. E2T0 genome, one window contains:
- a CDS encoding multidrug/biocide efflux PACE transporter, which yields MMSSVIYDSTRRSGKERAFHALLFEVIATLITAPTAAWLMGHSIIKMGALTIMFAAIAALCNVVFNFLFDLAQRRMCFKRTVKVRLLHATLFEISLIGVLVPVAAWWLSVGWVEAFLLDIGFTLFFLPYTFVYNYVYDEIREYLFKRKMMKQQLDIKVLP from the coding sequence ATGATGAGTTCTGTTATTTATGATTCCACGAGAAGAAGTGGCAAAGAGCGTGCTTTTCATGCATTGCTGTTTGAGGTCATTGCTACTTTAATTACTGCACCGACAGCCGCTTGGTTAATGGGGCATTCGATTATTAAAATGGGCGCATTAACTATTATGTTTGCTGCCATCGCGGCATTATGTAATGTGGTGTTTAATTTTTTGTTCGACTTAGCACAACGACGTATGTGTTTTAAACGAACGGTTAAAGTGAGATTATTACATGCTACATTGTTTGAGATAAGTTTAATTGGTGTTTTGGTGCCAGTAGCTGCATGGTGGTTATCAGTAGGATGGGTTGAAGCATTTTTACTTGATATTGGATTTACATTGTTCTTTTTACCTTATACTTTTGTTTATAACTATGTTTATGATGAGATACGAGAGTATTTATTTAAAAGAAAAATGATGAAGCAGCAACTTGATATAAAAGTGTTACCATAA
- a CDS encoding LysR family transcriptional regulator, with the protein MYFSLELLEAFTQAAALGSFSAAARKLGKSQSTISEAIAKLEIDLGVSLFDRQNRHPTLTEAGKKLLSYAENVFSASDQLNRMAYQLASGLEPQLTLALSDTYQAEQYTNCLRELDQNYPELEFECIVAEHDDILNLVSTGRADLGLLITQSHYAPDIAHTTIPHQVDFGLFVAKTHPLAHLTKISYEQLSQYRLIHVKTTSSTDELPLNHLFDIINPTIYWSASNYLLVLEMVVEGFGWAELPHELVKNFAKNQLTELKVSGWPYNMSIDVVWSRKRKLGMAGNWLLEKLLS; encoded by the coding sequence ATGTATTTTTCATTAGAATTATTAGAAGCCTTTACCCAAGCCGCTGCACTTGGTTCATTTAGCGCAGCTGCGAGAAAATTAGGAAAAAGCCAATCAACCATCAGTGAAGCAATTGCTAAATTAGAAATTGATTTAGGGGTTTCTTTATTTGATCGACAAAATCGCCACCCTACATTGACTGAAGCAGGAAAAAAACTACTGAGTTATGCTGAAAATGTCTTTAGTGCATCCGATCAGCTTAATAGAATGGCTTACCAATTAGCTAGTGGCTTAGAACCTCAATTAACGCTTGCTTTATCAGATACCTATCAGGCCGAACAATACACAAACTGCTTAAGAGAGCTTGACCAAAACTACCCAGAGTTAGAGTTTGAATGTATTGTGGCAGAACACGATGATATTCTAAATTTAGTCAGTACTGGGCGAGCTGATTTAGGGTTACTAATCACCCAGTCACACTATGCGCCTGATATTGCTCACACTACTATTCCACACCAAGTGGATTTTGGATTATTTGTAGCTAAAACTCATCCTCTAGCACACCTCACAAAAATATCCTATGAACAACTATCTCAATATCGCCTAATTCATGTCAAAACAACCTCATCCACTGATGAGTTACCCCTTAATCACCTATTTGATATTATCAATCCTACTATCTACTGGTCAGCTTCTAACTACTTATTAGTATTAGAAATGGTTGTGGAAGGTTTTGGTTGGGCTGAGCTTCCTCACGAACTCGTTAAAAATTTTGCTAAAAATCAGCTCACTGAATTAAAAGTATCTGGTTGGCCTTACAATATGTCTATTGATGTGGTTTGGTCTAGAAAGAGAAAACTAGGCATGGCAGGTAATTGGCTATTAGAAAAACTATTAAGTTAA
- the panD gene encoding aspartate 1-decarboxylase — MQEATRLFMYGKIHRCRVTEANLDYVGSITIDPLLLEASGILPYTQIDVVNITNGNRLQTYVIPGTKGAGEICLNGAAAHLFNKGDLAILMAYEQCPVSQLVGRKSKAVMVDDNNQITEIFTYETPSMEQLAAGEVPSRAHERYSEKILAH, encoded by the coding sequence GTGCAAGAAGCTACACGTTTATTTATGTACGGTAAAATCCATCGCTGTCGTGTGACTGAGGCGAATTTGGATTATGTGGGTTCTATTACCATTGACCCATTACTACTAGAGGCCAGTGGTATTTTGCCTTACACCCAAATTGATGTGGTGAATATTACCAATGGTAATCGCCTACAGACATATGTTATTCCAGGTACTAAGGGGGCTGGTGAAATTTGTTTAAACGGTGCTGCCGCCCATTTATTTAATAAAGGGGACTTGGCCATTTTAATGGCGTATGAACAATGCCCCGTAAGTCAATTAGTAGGTCGTAAATCAAAAGCAGTAATGGTCGATGATAATAATCAGATTACTGAGATTTTTACTTACGAAACACCAAGTATGGAGCAACTAGCAGCAGGTGAAGTGCCTAGCCGTGCCCATGAACGTTACTCAGAGAAAATATTAGCTCATTAA
- the aceF gene encoding dihydrolipoyllysine-residue acetyltransferase has translation MSETIHVPNIGGEGEVIEILVKVGDRIEAEQSIVTLESAKASMEVPCSKAGVVKKILFKMGDTLKEGDPMIELEAEGGSEVKQEEPAKEQKAEPKQEAKAEPKEAAQKPAAKSKGGVEQINVPNIGGEGEVIEILVKVGDRVEAEQSIVTLESAKASMEVPTPKAGIVKKLLFKMGDSLKDGDPMLELEVEGDVAPATAEPAKQDTAPAAAPKAAAQAPATKGGVEQINVPNIGGEGQVIEILVKVGDSVEAEQSIVTLESAKASMEVPTPKAGIVKKLLFKMGDSLKDGDPMIELEVAGSAAPVAESVKEATSSQASAPAAKATPASVSAPTGAPAGNSAKVHAGPAVRMVARDFGVDLGLVTPTGPRGRILKEDVQNFVKQQLQQPKAAAGAVTGGSGIPPIPEVDFSRFGEIEEVAMTRLMQIAAVNLHRSWVNVPHVTQFDQSDITELEAFRVAQKALGDKKGVKLTLLPFLIKACAYLLLEMPDFNSSLAPSGKALIRKKYVHVGFAVDTPDGLLVPVIRNADKKSLFELAQEAADLAAKARDKKLKPDEMQGACFTISSLGHIGGTGFTPIVNAPEVAILGVNKATMQPVWDGKAFQPRLMLPLSLSYDHRVINGAAAARFTKRLADVLADIRSMLL, from the coding sequence ATGAGTGAAACTATTCACGTACCCAATATTGGCGGAGAAGGCGAAGTTATTGAGATACTTGTTAAGGTTGGTGATCGTATTGAAGCCGAACAAAGCATTGTAACTCTTGAATCAGCCAAAGCCAGTATGGAAGTACCCTGCTCAAAGGCTGGGGTAGTGAAAAAGATTCTATTTAAAATGGGTGACACCTTAAAAGAAGGTGACCCTATGATTGAATTAGAAGCTGAGGGCGGTTCAGAAGTCAAGCAAGAAGAGCCTGCTAAAGAGCAAAAAGCGGAACCTAAACAAGAAGCTAAAGCAGAACCAAAAGAGGCTGCTCAGAAACCAGCGGCAAAATCTAAAGGTGGTGTCGAGCAAATCAATGTGCCTAACATTGGTGGCGAAGGTGAAGTAATTGAGATTCTTGTTAAAGTGGGTGATCGTGTTGAGGCTGAGCAAAGCATTGTTACCTTAGAATCTGCTAAGGCCAGTATGGAAGTACCTACCCCTAAAGCAGGTATTGTTAAGAAACTTCTATTCAAAATGGGTGACTCACTAAAAGATGGTGACCCAATGCTTGAGTTAGAAGTTGAGGGTGATGTTGCACCTGCTACAGCTGAACCTGCTAAGCAAGACACAGCCCCAGCGGCAGCACCTAAAGCTGCTGCACAAGCGCCAGCTACTAAAGGTGGTGTAGAACAAATTAATGTGCCTAATATCGGTGGTGAAGGCCAAGTAATTGAAATATTGGTAAAAGTAGGTGATAGCGTTGAGGCTGAACAAAGTATTGTGACGCTAGAGTCAGCTAAAGCCAGTATGGAAGTACCTACTCCTAAAGCAGGTATTGTTAAGAAGCTTCTATTTAAAATGGGCGATTCATTGAAAGATGGTGACCCTATGATTGAATTAGAGGTGGCAGGTAGCGCAGCTCCTGTAGCAGAATCTGTAAAAGAAGCTACTAGTTCACAAGCGAGTGCTCCAGCAGCTAAAGCAACACCTGCATCTGTTAGTGCGCCTACAGGTGCTCCAGCAGGTAATAGTGCTAAAGTGCATGCAGGCCCTGCAGTACGTATGGTTGCTCGTGATTTTGGGGTGGATTTAGGTTTAGTAACACCTACAGGGCCACGTGGACGTATTCTAAAAGAAGATGTACAAAATTTTGTTAAGCAACAGTTACAACAGCCTAAAGCTGCTGCAGGTGCAGTGACAGGTGGTAGTGGTATTCCGCCAATCCCTGAAGTAGATTTCAGTCGCTTTGGTGAGATAGAAGAAGTAGCAATGACTCGCTTAATGCAAATCGCCGCTGTAAATTTGCATCGTAGTTGGGTTAATGTACCACATGTTACTCAGTTCGATCAGTCTGATATTACTGAACTTGAAGCATTCCGTGTGGCGCAAAAAGCATTAGGAGATAAGAAAGGGGTTAAGTTAACCTTGTTACCTTTCTTAATTAAGGCATGTGCATACTTATTGTTAGAGATGCCAGACTTTAATAGTTCATTAGCACCTAGTGGTAAAGCGCTTATTCGTAAGAAATATGTACATGTAGGCTTTGCAGTGGATACTCCAGATGGCTTATTAGTACCTGTTATTCGTAATGCAGATAAGAAGAGCTTATTTGAGCTTGCTCAAGAAGCTGCTGATTTAGCTGCTAAAGCACGTGATAAGAAGTTAAAACCAGACGAAATGCAAGGTGCTTGTTTCACTATTTCTAGTTTAGGTCATATTGGTGGTACGGGTTTCACTCCTATCGTTAATGCGCCTGAGGTAGCTATTCTTGGTGTTAATAAAGCAACCATGCAACCAGTTTGGGATGGTAAAGCCTTCCAACCACGTTTGATGTTGCCATTATCATTATCCTACGATCACCGTGTGATTAATGGTGCAGCAGCAGCTCGCTTTACTAAACGTTTAGCGGATGTATTAGCTGATATTCGCTCAATGTTACTTTAA
- the aceE gene encoding pyruvate dehydrogenase (acetyl-transferring), homodimeric type, translating into MQDLDPIETKEWVDSLESVVENEGEERAQYLMTRMGEWATRNGVKLPYSINTPYRNTIPLTEEPPLPGDMFMERRIRSLVRWNAMAMVVRANRKDPDLGGHIGSFASSATLYDVGFNYFFKGPTEEHGGDLVFFQGHTAPGIYARAFIEGRLTEEQLDNYRQEVGGKGLSSYPHPWLMPDFWQFPTVSMGLGPIQAIYQARFMKYLEHRGFITPGKQKVWCFIGDGETDEPETLGAISLAGREKLDNLIFVINCNLQRLDGPVRGNGKIIQELEGVFRGAGWNVNKVIWGRLWDPLFAKDKDGLLQRRMEEVVDGDYQNYKAKDGAFVRKHFFGAYPELLDMVKDMSDDDIWALNRGGHDPFKVYAAYHQAVNHVGQPTVILAKTIKGYGILGTAGQNTAHNDKKLTDAVIKNFRDKFDVPVSDKDIGNIPFFRPDEDSPEIKYIRARREALGGYVPSRRTKSISIPTPSLDTLKAILDGSGDREISTTMSFVRILAHLVKDKDLGSRIVPIVPDEARTFGMEGMFRQLGIYSSVGQLYEPVDKDQVMFYREDKKGQILEEGINEAGAMSSWIAAGTSYSTHNQPMLPFYVFYSMFGFQRIGDLAWAAGDSRAHGFLIGGTSGRTTLNGEGLQHEDGHSHILAGTIPNCRSYDPTYAYELAVIIRQGIKEMVEEGKSIFYYLTVLNENYIQPALPKTKGVEEAIVKGMYLLEADKSKSKQRVQLLGAGSILREVRAAAEILRKEFKVAADVWSVPSFNELRRDGLEVERWNRLHPTAKPKKAYITECLEKAQGPVIASTDYMKLLADQVRQWVPTDYKVLGTDGFGRSDSRANLRNFFEVDRHWIVVAALEALAARGEIKPKVVADAIKQFGIDPEKTNPLDC; encoded by the coding sequence ATGCAAGATCTTGATCCCATAGAAACAAAAGAATGGGTTGATTCCCTGGAGTCAGTGGTTGAGAACGAAGGTGAAGAACGTGCTCAATACCTGATGACTAGAATGGGTGAGTGGGCGACACGCAATGGTGTAAAACTGCCTTATTCGATTAATACACCTTATCGTAATACGATTCCATTAACTGAAGAACCACCATTACCTGGTGATATGTTTATGGAGCGTCGTATCCGTTCATTAGTCCGTTGGAATGCAATGGCAATGGTGGTACGTGCGAACCGTAAAGATCCTGATCTGGGTGGACATATTGGTAGTTTTGCTTCCAGTGCAACGCTTTATGATGTTGGTTTTAACTATTTCTTTAAAGGCCCTACCGAAGAACATGGTGGTGACTTGGTATTTTTCCAAGGCCATACTGCTCCAGGTATTTATGCTCGTGCATTTATTGAGGGTCGTTTAACTGAAGAACAATTAGATAATTATCGTCAAGAAGTGGGTGGTAAAGGTTTATCTTCTTATCCACATCCTTGGTTAATGCCAGATTTTTGGCAATTCCCAACCGTATCTATGGGGTTAGGGCCAATCCAAGCTATTTACCAAGCTCGCTTTATGAAGTATTTAGAACACCGTGGTTTTATTACACCAGGTAAACAAAAAGTTTGGTGTTTTATTGGTGATGGTGAAACAGATGAGCCAGAAACTTTAGGTGCTATTTCTTTAGCGGGCCGTGAAAAGTTAGATAACCTTATTTTCGTGATTAACTGTAACTTACAGCGTTTAGATGGCCCTGTACGCGGTAACGGTAAAATCATTCAAGAACTTGAAGGTGTATTCCGCGGTGCTGGTTGGAATGTAAATAAAGTAATTTGGGGTCGTTTATGGGATCCTTTATTTGCTAAAGATAAAGATGGTTTATTGCAACGCCGTATGGAAGAAGTAGTAGACGGTGATTATCAAAACTATAAAGCTAAAGATGGCGCTTTCGTCCGTAAGCATTTCTTTGGTGCTTATCCTGAACTGTTAGATATGGTTAAGGATATGAGTGATGATGATATTTGGGCATTAAATCGTGGTGGTCATGATCCATTTAAAGTTTATGCTGCTTATCATCAAGCTGTAAATCATGTTGGTCAACCAACTGTAATTTTAGCTAAGACTATTAAAGGTTATGGTATCTTAGGTACAGCAGGTCAAAATACTGCACATAATGATAAGAAATTAACTGATGCAGTTATTAAAAACTTCCGTGACAAGTTTGATGTGCCTGTATCTGATAAGGATATTGGAAATATTCCATTCTTCCGTCCAGATGAAGATAGCCCTGAAATTAAATATATTCGCGCCCGTCGTGAAGCATTAGGTGGTTATGTTCCTAGTCGTCGTACTAAGAGTATTAGTATTCCAACGCCATCGTTAGATACCTTGAAAGCTATTTTAGATGGTTCAGGTGATCGTGAAATCTCTACGACTATGTCATTTGTACGTATTCTTGCACATTTAGTGAAAGATAAAGATTTAGGTAGTCGTATTGTTCCTATCGTCCCTGATGAGGCACGTACTTTTGGTATGGAAGGTATGTTCCGTCAATTGGGTATTTACTCTTCTGTGGGTCAATTATATGAACCAGTAGATAAAGACCAAGTGATGTTCTATCGTGAAGATAAGAAAGGTCAAATTTTAGAAGAAGGTATTAACGAAGCGGGTGCAATGTCTTCGTGGATTGCGGCAGGTACTTCTTACAGTACGCATAACCAACCCATGTTACCATTCTATGTGTTCTATTCAATGTTTGGTTTCCAACGTATCGGTGACTTAGCTTGGGCAGCGGGTGATAGCCGTGCACATGGTTTCTTAATTGGTGGTACTTCAGGTCGTACAACGTTAAATGGTGAAGGCTTACAGCACGAAGATGGTCATAGCCATATTCTTGCAGGCACTATTCCTAACTGCCGTAGTTATGATCCTACTTATGCTTATGAGTTAGCAGTTATCATCCGCCAAGGTATTAAAGAAATGGTGGAAGAAGGTAAGAGCATTTTCTATTACCTAACTGTATTAAACGAAAACTATATTCAACCTGCTTTACCTAAAACTAAAGGTGTTGAAGAAGCGATTGTGAAAGGTATGTACTTATTAGAAGCTGATAAGTCTAAATCTAAACAACGTGTACAACTTTTAGGAGCTGGTTCTATTTTACGTGAAGTACGTGCTGCTGCTGAGATTCTTCGTAAAGAATTTAAAGTGGCTGCTGATGTATGGAGCGTACCAAGCTTTAATGAATTACGTCGTGATGGATTAGAGGTTGAACGTTGGAATCGTTTACACCCAACGGCTAAACCTAAGAAAGCTTATATCACTGAGTGTCTAGAAAAAGCACAAGGTCCAGTTATTGCTTCAACAGATTATATGAAGTTATTGGCTGATCAAGTACGTCAATGGGTACCTACTGATTATAAAGTGTTAGGTACTGATGGTTTTGGACGTAGTGATAGTCGTGCTAACTTGCGTAACTTCTTTGAAGTAGATCGTCACTGGATTGTAGTGGCTGCATTAGAAGCCCTAGCAGCGCGTGGTGAGATCAAACCAAAAGTGGTGGCTGATGCGATTAAGCAGTTTGGCATTGATCCAGAAAAAACTAATCCACTTGATTGCTAA
- a CDS encoding lipid A biosynthesis lauroyl acyltransferase: MARAVFKKSFLHPRYWSLWLGLGLLWLIIQLPFSWLRNLGASIGRLLYYFAKSRRTIVLRNLELCFPEMTSDERIAITKQNFAAMGIAFFEMAISWWWPKKKFAKLAKKIDGLEYLQKEHEAGNGVLLMSLHFTTLEIGAALLSTVYPMNGMYRQHKNKLFDYIQKAGRETYNLQGEAIERDDIKTMLKVMRSGGTIWYAPDQDYGPKQSIFVPLFGIPTATVTATSKFARLGKAKVIPFVQKPLADGSGYHLIIYPPLDNFPSESEEVDCLTINQWVEKCVTEQIDQYLWAHRRFKTRPAGETSLYKKK, from the coding sequence ATGGCTAGGGCAGTTTTTAAGAAAAGTTTTTTGCATCCTCGTTACTGGTCATTATGGCTAGGTTTGGGATTGTTATGGCTTATTATTCAATTGCCTTTTAGTTGGTTACGTAACTTAGGTGCAAGTATAGGGCGTCTTCTTTATTATTTTGCCAAGAGTCGACGGACAATAGTATTACGTAATTTAGAATTGTGTTTTCCTGAGATGACATCTGATGAGCGTATTGCTATTACGAAGCAAAATTTTGCTGCTATGGGTATTGCTTTCTTTGAAATGGCGATTAGCTGGTGGTGGCCTAAAAAGAAGTTTGCCAAATTAGCTAAAAAAATTGATGGTTTAGAATATTTACAAAAAGAGCATGAAGCTGGCAATGGTGTATTGTTAATGTCATTACACTTTACTACCCTAGAAATAGGTGCTGCGTTATTGAGTACGGTTTACCCTATGAATGGTATGTACCGTCAGCATAAAAATAAGTTGTTTGATTATATTCAAAAAGCAGGACGAGAAACTTATAATCTACAGGGTGAAGCAATTGAGCGTGATGATATTAAAACCATGCTTAAAGTAATGCGTTCAGGAGGAACGATTTGGTATGCACCAGATCAAGATTATGGTCCAAAGCAAAGTATTTTTGTACCTTTATTCGGTATTCCTACAGCTACAGTAACAGCCACTAGTAAATTCGCCCGTTTAGGTAAGGCAAAAGTAATCCCTTTTGTGCAGAAGCCTTTAGCTGATGGTAGTGGCTATCATCTGATAATTTATCCACCTTTGGATAATTTCCCAAGTGAGTCAGAAGAGGTAGATTGTCTAACCATCAATCAATGGGTAGAGAAGTGTGTTACAGAGCAGATAGATCAATATCTGTGGGCTCATCGCCGTTTTAAAACACGACCTGCAGGTGAAACATCACTTTATAAAAAGAAGTGA
- a CDS encoding D-2-hydroxyacid dehydrogenase has protein sequence MNKLLIIDKDYPAYIPLVEKKYPDCQLFASNEVASLQEVANHCDIWLGSPNQCADLLREGVKTPKWIQSVFAGITPLMAKDLPKDYMLSRAVGVFDQLMAEYVLTYMLANERQVLQRYAAQQKQHWLLDQPTTLHGKQVLIVGAGTIGTGVAKFLKPFGVKIFGIATTERELPPFEKVGALKDLANYVSTADYVISLLPDTPNTQNIFDAKIFSKMKQGSVFINAGRGTSIVDEELIIALDKGHPSLAILDVFRTEPLPANHLFWHVPNLLITEHTAAIGIPTLVFDLFNHNLERFQKQQPLLGQVDFRQEY, from the coding sequence ATGAATAAGTTGTTAATTATTGATAAAGACTATCCAGCCTATATTCCATTAGTAGAGAAAAAATATCCTGATTGTCAGTTATTTGCTAGTAATGAAGTAGCTTCTTTGCAAGAGGTTGCCAATCATTGTGATATTTGGCTGGGTTCTCCCAATCAATGTGCAGACTTATTAAGAGAAGGGGTTAAAACACCAAAATGGATTCAGTCAGTTTTTGCAGGCATTACTCCTTTGATGGCTAAGGATTTGCCTAAAGATTATATGCTAAGTCGTGCCGTAGGCGTATTTGATCAGTTGATGGCTGAGTATGTATTAACATACATGTTGGCTAATGAGCGACAAGTATTACAAAGGTATGCCGCACAACAAAAACAACACTGGTTGCTTGACCAACCAACAACTTTACATGGTAAGCAAGTATTAATTGTAGGTGCTGGTACTATTGGTACAGGTGTTGCCAAGTTTCTTAAACCGTTTGGTGTAAAGATTTTCGGTATTGCTACTACAGAGAGAGAGCTACCACCTTTTGAGAAAGTAGGCGCATTAAAAGATTTAGCAAATTATGTATCCACAGCTGATTATGTAATCAGTTTATTACCTGATACGCCTAATACACAGAATATTTTTGATGCTAAGATTTTTTCAAAAATGAAACAAGGTTCGGTGTTTATAAATGCAGGGCGAGGTACATCAATTGTTGATGAGGAACTTATTATCGCTTTAGATAAAGGACATCCCAGTTTAGCAATATTGGATGTATTTAGAACAGAACCTTTACCTGCAAACCATTTATTTTGGCATGTACCTAATTTATTAATCACAGAACATACAGCTGCTATCGGTATACCAACATTAGTTTTTGATTTATTTAATCATAATTTAGAGCGTTTCCAAAAGCAACAGCCATTGCTTGGACAAGTAGATTTTAGACAGGAGTATTAA
- a CDS encoding YcgL domain-containing protein: MAIEKRICSIFKSPRKNEMYLYVDKKEGLERVPEELLSVFGKPQPVFDLLLTPQRKLAREDIVQVLANIEQQGFHLQMPPPPEEDELMSLPDELLRFNDPL, from the coding sequence ATGGCAATAGAAAAACGTATTTGTTCTATTTTTAAAAGTCCACGTAAGAATGAAATGTATTTATATGTGGATAAAAAAGAGGGATTAGAACGGGTTCCAGAAGAGTTATTAAGTGTATTTGGTAAGCCACAACCTGTATTTGATTTATTACTTACTCCTCAACGTAAACTTGCACGAGAAGATATTGTCCAAGTTTTAGCTAATATAGAACAACAAGGTTTTCATTTGCAAATGCCACCTCCTCCTGAAGAAGATGAGTTAATGAGTTTACCTGATGAATTATTGAGGTTTAATGATCCACTATGA